The following coding sequences lie in one Lolium perenne isolate Kyuss_39 chromosome 2, Kyuss_2.0, whole genome shotgun sequence genomic window:
- the LOC127330012 gene encoding uncharacterized protein, with the protein MHSTQGIVSGLNSWNKDGRTLIHPPGGLARNDTAWVWWFVLWCRLPPNRLMSIQREQKRNRGCAQSKNGCIASSLATRNSSPCQPDVYFLDGKKMRYLGPDLPEDIWRHIHFLLPMQDAARLGCVSHSFLQSWRCYPNLTFTNKTMCSKENLRTVGWNVIRDYTHKIDCVLANHSGAGVRKFKLEYYAPCDAVSCHQLNSWLKMAVTPGIEELDFALFSKEAPFDFPCKLLSDQSQDSIQHLRLFNCGLHPTFQLGFRSLKMLQLFKVRITDDELGCLLSNSFALEHLQLLHCDDIIHLEIPSLLQRLKFLEVFECSNLHLIENKAPNISRFRFGGYEEQLSLGESLKMKNMMLHHNCAISHAVENLPPCVPNLLSLTICSTCEKINVPVVSSKFLHLKFLSIQFIGGYFNRDYDYLFLVSYFDAAPSMEKFVLYVKRQCKYESFQGDPSSLRRMPDHCHKKLKSVKITGFCPQKSMVELTCHILKNVRSLKSLTLDPSPVNNRCSGNILDNGCPPLETAYIREAHRTILAIRTYIEGEVPPTVTLSVLEPCARCHAL; encoded by the exons atgcacagcacccaGGGGATCGTCAGCGGGCtcaacagctggaacaaggacggccgcaCCCT GATTCATCCTCCCGGTGGCCTTGCCCGAAACGATACTGCCTGGGTTTGGTGGTTCGTACTGTGGTGTCGTCTCCCTCCCAATCGGCTCATGTCTATACAGCGGGAACAGAAGCGAAATCGTGGCTGTGCCCAATCAAAGA ATGGATGTATTGCTTCCTCATTAGCTACACGAAACAGCTCACCCTGCCAACCGGACGTTTATTTTCTTGATGGCAAGAAAATGAGATATCTAGGGCCAGACCTTCCAGAG GACATCTGGCGTCATATACATTTCCTCCTGCCAATGCAAGATGCTGCCCGTCTTGGGTGTGTCTCTCACTCCTTTCTACAGTCCTGGAGATGCTATCCTAACCTCACCTTCACTAATAAAACGATGTGCTCGAAAGAAAATTTACGAACAGTGGGATGGAATGTGATAAGAGACTACACCCACAAAATTGACTGTGTTCTAGCAAACCACTCAGGTGCTGGTGTGAGGAAATTCAAATTAGAATACTATGCTCCTTGTGATGCTGTATCATGTCATCAACTCAATAGCTGGCTTAAGATGGCTGTTACACCAGGGATAGAAGAACTTGACTTTGCACTATTTTCGAAGGAGGCACCGTTTGATTTCCCATGCAAACTTCTATCTGACCAGAGCCAAGACTCGATTCAGCATCTTCGTCTTTTCAATTGTGGCTTACATCCCACATTTCAACTTGGTTTTAGAAGCCTGAAAATGTTGCAGCTGTTTAAAGTGCGGATCACGGATGATGAGTTAGGGTGCCTTCTATCCAATTCCTTTGCTTTGGAACACTTGCAGCTTCTACATTGTGATGATATAATTCACCTTGAGATACCTTCCCTGCTGCAGCGGCTCAAATTCCTGGAGGTGTTTGAATGTTCGAACCTCCAT CTTA TTGAGAACAAAGCTCCAAATATCTCCAGATTTCGCTTTGGAGGTTATGAAGAGCAACTCTCACTTGGGGAGTCGCTCAAAATGAAGAACATGATGTTGCACCATAACTGTGCTATCAGTCATGCTGTTGAAAACCTTCCTCCCTGTGTGCCGAATCTTCTGAGTCTTACCATATGTTCTACTTGTGAG AAAATCAATGTGCCAGTGGTATCTAGCAAATTCCTCCACCTCAAGTTCTTGAGTATTCAATTTATTGGAGGGTACTTCAACCGGGACTATGATTATTTATTTTTGGTTTCTTATTTTGATGCCGCTCCTTCCATGGAGAAGTTTGTCTTGTAT GTGAAAAGGCAGTGCAAGTATGAGTCGTTTCAGGGAGATCCCTCCTCTCTGCGGCGAATGCCAGACCACTGCCATAAAAAACTCAAGAGTGTGAAGATCACTGGTTTCTGCCCCCAAAAGAGCATGGTTGAGCTGACATGTCATATTCTTAAGAATGTAAGGTCACTGAAGTCCCTTACTTTGGACCCTAGTCCTGTGAATAATCGGTGCTCTGGCAATATATTGGACAATGGATGCCCTCCCCTGGAAACTGCATACATAAGGGAGGCACACAGAACTATCTTGGCTATAAGAACATACATCGAGGGTGAAGTACCTCCTACAGTTACTTTAAGCGTTCTTGAGCCCTGCGCCCGGTGCCATGCTTTGTGA